A DNA window from Maribellus comscasis contains the following coding sequences:
- a CDS encoding family 43 glycosylhydrolase gives MTKHSVISELKKIKPTLLIFFAAAILNWSCVQKKYTPPERGNPLLPGYFADPTIKKFGDTYYLYATTDGIKLASGEPQVWISKDFVNWYNYEMDIELPEGLTNCWAPDVVEGRDGHYYYFMGNCQFGCNIYGYVSDSPMGPWKPIHDGEAVVPVGTSKEHLPALDAQFFNDDNGDLYSYFGTWCTSFGGMGWAKFNPDNFAITKEGFIPIEQIPEAFEAAYMIKRDSTYFLMYSAGDCRLGSYSVHYAWSNSPEGPFVYGKNNPLLVSNEDGTIDGPGHHSILKEGDDYYILYHRHDNPHSTGGEFRQVCVDKLYFSGSHTIEKITPTHSGIGYMGKSSVSARDLATGASVSASSYYHLKSMATRYTDAPVDFEYLPEYAVDDNNGTMWKAASAKLPQTLTIDLGKTKKIERIATQFEYPTFYYQYKIEVSVDGTNWKLFADKTANKRSGSPMIDDNQAKCRFVKLTVTGTEKSGMFPAIWNIKVYNNRFEIPSFQNKEVMDEGNTESTNSLLVDLNAEALPQGKLDGNLLNSGTLEGEFLSEGNPEVKEIQKVKGFYFDGKSFLKLDKKAPKSLDWNSSFTASTWVYNPEIGLGECLVAWNTRKNMLQSSYAALMYGKGNFGAMAHGDGAVDLPYKNIPGKGQWHHILVTFDGMLESVYVDGKLDTQIPISLFVKADEILIGTSGEPSENFTGYMSRVQLYDKAFSEDEIHAVLKETKPLGIKQE, from the coding sequence ATGACCAAGCATTCCGTGATATCTGAACTAAAAAAGATCAAGCCCACACTTTTAATATTTTTTGCGGCCGCTATACTGAATTGGTCTTGTGTACAGAAAAAATACACTCCACCGGAAAGGGGCAATCCATTACTTCCCGGATATTTTGCCGATCCAACCATTAAAAAATTTGGTGATACATATTATCTTTATGCAACAACCGATGGTATTAAACTGGCTTCCGGTGAGCCGCAAGTTTGGATTAGCAAAGATTTTGTAAACTGGTACAACTATGAAATGGACATTGAATTACCGGAAGGACTCACCAATTGCTGGGCGCCCGATGTTGTTGAGGGGCGCGATGGACATTACTATTATTTTATGGGAAACTGCCAGTTTGGGTGTAATATCTATGGTTATGTTTCCGACTCACCAATGGGACCTTGGAAACCCATTCACGATGGTGAAGCTGTTGTTCCGGTAGGAACGTCAAAAGAACATCTGCCTGCCCTCGATGCACAATTTTTCAACGACGACAACGGCGATTTGTATTCCTATTTTGGAACATGGTGTACGTCTTTTGGCGGGATGGGCTGGGCAAAATTTAATCCTGATAATTTTGCCATTACAAAGGAAGGTTTTATCCCTATAGAGCAAATTCCGGAAGCCTTTGAAGCTGCATACATGATAAAGCGTGACAGCACTTATTTTCTGATGTATTCAGCAGGTGATTGCCGCTTGGGTAGCTACTCCGTTCATTACGCCTGGTCAAACAGTCCGGAAGGGCCATTTGTATATGGCAAAAACAATCCCTTACTGGTTAGCAACGAGGATGGTACAATTGATGGTCCAGGGCACCATTCCATCTTGAAAGAAGGTGATGATTATTATATTTTGTACCACCGACATGACAATCCGCACAGTACCGGAGGCGAATTCCGTCAGGTGTGTGTCGATAAATTATACTTTTCCGGTAGTCATACCATTGAAAAAATTACTCCTACCCATTCAGGCATAGGTTATATGGGAAAAAGTTCCGTTTCTGCCAGAGACCTCGCCACCGGGGCAAGCGTTTCTGCCTCGTCGTATTATCATCTGAAATCGATGGCGACACGATACACAGATGCTCCTGTCGATTTTGAATACCTGCCGGAATATGCCGTGGACGACAATAATGGCACCATGTGGAAAGCTGCATCGGCAAAATTGCCTCAAACCTTAACCATCGATTTGGGAAAAACAAAAAAAATAGAACGAATCGCTACTCAGTTTGAATATCCCACTTTTTATTATCAATATAAAATTGAAGTTTCAGTTGACGGGACTAACTGGAAACTGTTTGCCGATAAAACCGCTAATAAAAGAAGTGGTTCACCGATGATTGACGATAATCAGGCAAAATGCCGCTTTGTAAAATTAACAGTTACCGGAACCGAAAAATCAGGCATGTTCCCTGCAATTTGGAACATCAAAGTTTACAACAACCGTTTTGAAATTCCTTCTTTTCAAAACAAAGAAGTGATGGACGAAGGCAACACCGAAAGTACAAATTCGTTGTTGGTTGATTTGAATGCAGAAGCTTTACCACAGGGGAAGCTGGATGGTAACTTATTAAATTCAGGGACTTTGGAAGGAGAGTTTTTATCAGAAGGAAATCCTGAAGTTAAAGAAATTCAAAAAGTAAAGGGCTTTTATTTTGATGGGAAGAGCTTTTTGAAACTGGATAAAAAAGCTCCAAAAAGTTTGGATTGGAATTCTTCGTTTACAGCAAGCACCTGGGTTTACAATCCTGAAATCGGGCTTGGAGAATGTTTGGTAGCCTGGAACACACGCAAAAATATGTTACAGTCGTCATATGCTGCGCTAATGTATGGAAAAGGAAATTTCGGAGCTATGGCTCACGGCGATGGAGCCGTTGATCTTCCTTATAAAAATATTCCGGGAAAAGGACAGTGGCACCATATTCTCGTTACCTTCGACGGTATGTTGGAGTCGGTTTACGTAGATGGAAAATTAGATACACAAATACCCATTAGTTTGTTTGTAAAGGCTGACGAAATTTTGATAGGAACATCGGGAGAACCCTCCGAAAATTTCACGGGATATATGTCAAGAGTACAGCTTTATGATAAAGCTTTTTCAGAAGATGAAATTCATGCAGTATTGAAAGAAACAAAACCATTGGGAATTAAACAGGAATAA
- a CDS encoding DUF5695 domain-containing protein, whose product MKSRNTVVILLCWMLSWSFSPSAALIKAPQSPASDSLNLEMGSVKFSTSEFKIELLKSSQTVLGLHPASEPDFDFTPGGFLPQRKKAGFYHLGDINFRLKAAGDKEWSSYSSAASRKDVKEIESSDEYVLAGSELSPLFPENTPVKINRYWENHDGNIVLRFEFKNISKKTLEIGALGIPMIFNNNLSGKSLDEAHAENVFFDPYIGKDAGYLQVIRLKGSGPVLLVVPYGDSPFEAYNPLLDDPTRRGITFEGFHEWMIHSKAYAETEWKDATPWNEPTSLILKPGKSHSYGVKFLLADSVQKIEKTLTANKRPVAVGIPGYVLPQDVNADLFLKYDKKVKKIQIEPDGALEITKKENTPNGWQKYTINGLMWGRARLTVIYADGLQQTINYKVIKPEKQVVADNGHFLTTEQWFDKQNDPFDRSPSVITYDYETKQRVTQDSRAWICGLGDEGGSGAWLNAIMKQFVEPDKEEVAKLENFIQQTLWGGIQYNEGKLKYGVRKSMFYYEPDSMPAGTYNDDVNFGTWAAWDKEHAMSVGRSYNYPHVAAAHWVMYRLSRNYEGLVTQKNWDWYLLNAYQTSMAMVELAPYYAQFGQMEGSIFIHILEDLKTEGLWEYARKLEGKMKERADHWATLNYPFGSEMPWDSTGQEEVYMWSDYFGLDDKAETTLKAILAYMPTIPHWAYNGNARRYWDFLYGGKLSRVERQIHHYGSGLNAIPVLKEYRENPDNLYLLRVGYGGVLGTLSNITEDGFAPCAFHSFPSTLKNDGISGDYGPGFYGYAVNSSTFITHDEEFGWLAFGGNLNEDDGVVNVELTTAAKSRVFISPLKLWLTLEAGEFKSVSYNQNNGEVSFELKEANDFTPKAYLKIESFGDSEPKPESYSKNARNLYEIQLEDSPLKVNLN is encoded by the coding sequence ATGAAATCAAGAAATACGGTTGTAATATTATTGTGTTGGATGTTAAGCTGGAGTTTTTCACCGTCTGCCGCTTTGATTAAGGCACCGCAGAGTCCGGCATCAGATTCACTCAATCTGGAAATGGGATCGGTAAAATTCTCTACATCGGAATTTAAAATTGAGTTGTTAAAATCATCGCAAACTGTTTTGGGGTTGCATCCGGCATCCGAGCCTGATTTCGATTTTACACCCGGAGGCTTCCTTCCACAACGTAAAAAAGCTGGTTTTTATCATTTGGGTGATATTAATTTCAGGCTAAAAGCTGCCGGCGATAAAGAATGGAGCAGTTACTCATCGGCTGCTTCAAGAAAAGATGTAAAGGAAATTGAATCAAGTGATGAGTATGTTTTGGCAGGCTCTGAGCTTTCTCCGCTTTTCCCTGAAAATACGCCTGTAAAAATAAATCGTTACTGGGAAAATCACGACGGGAATATTGTTCTCCGTTTTGAATTCAAAAATATTTCAAAAAAAACATTGGAAATCGGGGCGTTGGGAATACCAATGATTTTTAATAATAACCTCAGCGGGAAGTCGCTCGACGAAGCGCATGCCGAAAATGTATTCTTTGATCCTTACATCGGGAAAGATGCCGGATATTTACAGGTTATCAGGTTAAAAGGAAGTGGTCCGGTTTTGCTGGTGGTTCCTTACGGAGATTCACCCTTTGAGGCCTACAATCCCTTACTCGATGATCCAACCCGGCGCGGAATTACTTTTGAAGGATTTCACGAATGGATGATTCATTCAAAGGCATATGCTGAAACTGAATGGAAAGATGCAACACCATGGAACGAACCCACCTCTTTGATTTTAAAGCCAGGTAAAAGCCATTCTTACGGGGTGAAATTTTTGTTGGCCGATTCGGTGCAGAAAATAGAGAAAACATTAACTGCAAATAAACGACCTGTTGCCGTCGGTATTCCCGGCTATGTTTTGCCGCAGGATGTTAACGCAGATTTGTTTTTGAAGTATGATAAAAAAGTCAAGAAGATTCAGATTGAGCCGGACGGCGCCCTGGAAATTACTAAAAAAGAAAACACGCCAAATGGATGGCAAAAGTATACAATAAATGGTTTGATGTGGGGCAGAGCAAGATTAACCGTTATCTATGCTGACGGACTGCAACAAACAATAAATTATAAGGTTATTAAACCGGAAAAACAGGTGGTTGCCGATAACGGTCATTTTCTCACAACAGAACAGTGGTTTGACAAGCAAAATGATCCTTTTGACCGTTCCCCTTCCGTGATTACATATGATTATGAAACAAAACAAAGGGTTACACAAGACAGCCGGGCATGGATTTGTGGCCTTGGCGATGAGGGTGGTTCCGGAGCCTGGCTGAATGCCATTATGAAACAGTTTGTGGAACCCGATAAGGAGGAGGTTGCCAAACTGGAAAATTTTATTCAGCAAACCCTGTGGGGCGGAATTCAGTACAATGAAGGCAAGCTAAAATACGGAGTAAGGAAAAGTATGTTTTATTATGAGCCCGACTCTATGCCGGCGGGTACGTACAATGACGATGTTAATTTTGGAACCTGGGCAGCCTGGGACAAAGAGCATGCCATGTCGGTAGGACGTTCATACAATTATCCGCATGTTGCTGCTGCGCATTGGGTAATGTACAGGTTATCCCGGAATTATGAAGGTCTGGTGACACAGAAAAACTGGGATTGGTATTTGTTAAATGCATATCAAACGTCAATGGCCATGGTAGAACTGGCACCTTATTATGCTCAGTTTGGACAAATGGAAGGCTCTATATTTATTCATATTCTGGAAGATTTAAAAACTGAAGGATTATGGGAATATGCGCGCAAACTGGAAGGGAAAATGAAAGAACGTGCAGATCATTGGGCAACGCTTAATTATCCTTTTGGAAGTGAAATGCCTTGGGATTCCACCGGGCAGGAAGAAGTTTACATGTGGTCGGATTATTTTGGTCTTGATGATAAGGCAGAAACAACACTAAAAGCCATCTTGGCTTACATGCCAACTATTCCGCACTGGGCATACAACGGGAATGCACGCCGGTACTGGGATTTTCTTTACGGAGGAAAACTTTCGCGTGTGGAACGACAGATTCACCATTACGGGTCAGGGCTAAATGCCATTCCGGTTTTGAAGGAATACCGGGAGAATCCCGATAATTTGTATCTACTCCGCGTTGGCTACGGAGGAGTTTTAGGAACACTTTCGAATATAACAGAGGATGGATTTGCTCCTTGTGCTTTTCATTCGTTTCCTTCAACTTTAAAAAATGATGGTATTTCGGGGGATTACGGGCCAGGTTTTTACGGTTATGCAGTAAATTCTTCAACTTTTATTACGCATGACGAGGAGTTCGGTTGGCTTGCTTTTGGCGGGAACTTGAATGAAGATGATGGTGTTGTTAATGTGGAACTGACTACAGCGGCAAAATCGCGTGTTTTTATTTCGCCGCTAAAATTATGGCTAACGCTCGAAGCCGGAGAATTTAAGTCGGTTTCCTATAATCAAAATAACGGCGAGGTGAGTTTCGAGTTAAAAGAAGCAAATGACTTTACACCCAAAGCCTATTTAAAAATAGAAAGTTTTGGAGATAGTGAGCCTAAACCAGAATCTTATTCAAAAAACGCACGGAATCTTTATGAAATTCAGTTAGAGGATTCGCCATTAAAAGTAAATCTTAACTAG
- a CDS encoding SusC/RagA family TonB-linked outer membrane protein — MKLTFLFLLMGLMQVSASVYSQTTKLTLDMRNRKVVDVLEEIERQSEFRFAYSSEYINVDRKVTVELNEKTIDEILGILFNEDRVKYVVKDRHILLYPREMEGENSLMGSQQGAVVGTVADENGQTLPGVTVLVKGTTKGTVTNIDGVFNIPAVEEGDILVFSFVGMTTQEVVVGSQRNISVTMMPDVIGIEEVVAIGYGSMKKGDVTSSISSVKSEDFIKGAVKDAAQLVQGKVAGLTITTPSGDPTEGALIMLRGQSSILGTSDPLVLVDGVPGSLESVAPEDIESIDVLKDGSASAIYGTRGTNGVIIITTKSSANNMEPTIDYTGYVSVASINRTLDFLNAEQLREKWDEGYSFTGANLQDFGASTDWLDEITRTAISHVHNLVFRGGNKNTNLTASLNYKDNQGTFIRSDNQKYTGRIDVNHTMFDGKLIANIGTIVSEQKYWTGGDGYSFNTYVYRQALIRNPTEPIKNEDGSWYERDVYFYDNPVGYIKESDGENRYRNVRFTTSLTFKPFSGFDIKGMYTRKGNSNIRGFYQTKKHVSTTKYGSEGYASRGTDNYVGNYAELTGNYRKVIGEHNFSAMVGYNYEDNMNEGFWANNKYFPTDGYTYNNLEIGNGLPKGEAGMGSYKNSNKLIALFSRVSYTFADKYLFMASVRREGSSKFGKDNKWGYFPGVSVGWRMNEEGFMQNVDWVDNLKLRAGFGITGTNVLDSYNSLSSLDYSDYFYYNGDWVRKLVPVRNDNPDLRWEKKEEINVGLDFALLNGRIGGSFDFYRRLTKDALYNYDVPTPPYLYGTITANVGEIENKGFEALINIVPVRTSNFEWNANFTYSTNKNKLVSLSNEKFQTTNDFFYPGDGYTGEPIQTTTHIVKVGEPIGNFYGLRSVDITDDGIWIIEKPDGTRVSATESSTDDRQVLGNGVPKHYLSWNNSFRYKGFDLTINMRGAFSYQILNFSRMFYENPTITYNTLNSGYDKVYGKAVLADEQRYVSYYVEDGDFWKIDNITLGYTVNLKNNNVIKNLRVYTSGLNLLTITGYKGIDPEVKQTGLAPGNDDRDKYPTTKTFTFGVNVTF; from the coding sequence ATGAAATTGACATTTTTGTTCTTATTGATGGGGTTGATGCAGGTTTCAGCAAGCGTGTACAGCCAAACAACAAAATTGACGCTGGATATGCGAAACCGAAAGGTTGTTGATGTTTTGGAAGAAATTGAACGACAATCGGAGTTTCGTTTTGCATATAGTTCTGAGTATATCAACGTTGACAGGAAAGTCACAGTTGAATTAAATGAGAAGACAATTGATGAAATTCTCGGGATCCTTTTTAACGAAGATCGCGTAAAATATGTAGTAAAAGATCGTCATATTTTACTATATCCCCGGGAAATGGAAGGCGAAAATTCCCTCATGGGAAGTCAACAGGGGGCTGTCGTTGGTACGGTAGCCGACGAGAATGGGCAAACATTGCCTGGTGTAACTGTCTTGGTTAAAGGTACAACAAAGGGTACTGTTACGAATATCGACGGAGTTTTTAACATCCCTGCTGTTGAAGAGGGAGACATATTGGTTTTTTCTTTTGTGGGAATGACAACACAGGAAGTTGTTGTAGGGAGCCAAAGAAATATCAGTGTTACAATGATGCCTGATGTGATAGGAATCGAAGAAGTTGTTGCAATTGGATATGGTAGCATGAAAAAGGGTGACGTAACAAGTTCCATTTCATCTGTAAAATCCGAAGATTTTATAAAAGGTGCAGTTAAAGATGCAGCCCAGCTGGTTCAGGGGAAAGTGGCCGGGTTAACGATTACAACACCTTCCGGCGATCCAACGGAAGGAGCACTGATTATGCTTCGTGGACAGTCTTCCATTTTAGGAACTTCAGATCCTTTGGTGCTTGTTGATGGTGTTCCCGGGAGCCTGGAATCAGTTGCTCCCGAAGATATAGAATCAATTGACGTTTTAAAGGATGGTTCAGCTTCCGCTATCTATGGAACACGTGGAACAAATGGGGTGATTATTATTACCACAAAATCAAGTGCGAATAATATGGAGCCTACAATCGACTATACAGGATACGTTTCTGTTGCCTCTATCAATCGTACCCTCGATTTCCTTAATGCAGAACAACTCAGGGAGAAATGGGACGAAGGATATTCTTTTACCGGGGCTAATCTGCAAGACTTTGGAGCAAGTACTGACTGGCTCGATGAGATTACGCGTACCGCAATAAGCCATGTTCACAATCTTGTATTCCGCGGAGGAAATAAAAATACCAATTTGACTGCCTCTCTTAACTATAAAGATAATCAGGGAACTTTTATCCGTTCCGATAATCAAAAATATACTGGTAGAATTGATGTAAATCATACCATGTTCGATGGGAAACTGATCGCAAATATCGGAACGATAGTTAGTGAACAGAAATACTGGACCGGAGGTGACGGGTATAGTTTTAATACCTATGTTTATCGACAGGCGCTTATCCGGAATCCTACAGAACCAATTAAAAATGAAGATGGTAGCTGGTATGAGAGAGACGTGTATTTCTATGATAACCCCGTAGGATATATAAAGGAGTCTGATGGGGAAAACAGATACCGGAATGTTCGTTTTACAACAAGTTTAACTTTCAAACCATTTAGCGGGTTTGATATTAAAGGAATGTATACCCGAAAAGGAAATTCAAATATCAGAGGATTTTATCAGACCAAAAAACATGTTTCCACAACGAAATATGGCTCTGAAGGATATGCTTCGAGAGGGACTGATAATTATGTAGGCAATTATGCTGAGCTGACAGGAAACTACCGTAAAGTCATCGGAGAACATAATTTCTCTGCGATGGTGGGATATAATTACGAGGATAATATGAATGAAGGTTTCTGGGCGAATAACAAGTATTTTCCTACCGATGGTTATACATATAATAATCTCGAAATTGGGAATGGTCTTCCGAAAGGAGAAGCTGGAATGGGGAGTTACAAGAATTCGAATAAGTTAATTGCACTTTTTTCACGTGTGAGTTACACTTTTGCCGATAAATATCTTTTTATGGCAAGTGTACGTAGAGAAGGATCATCAAAATTTGGGAAGGATAACAAATGGGGTTATTTCCCCGGGGTATCAGTAGGTTGGCGTATGAATGAAGAAGGTTTTATGCAAAATGTAGATTGGGTTGACAATTTGAAATTGCGTGCCGGCTTTGGAATAACAGGAACAAATGTTTTAGACTCATACAATTCATTAAGTAGTTTGGACTACAGCGACTATTTTTATTATAATGGAGATTGGGTGCGTAAGTTGGTTCCGGTTAGAAACGACAACCCCGATTTAAGATGGGAGAAAAAAGAAGAAATTAATGTGGGATTAGACTTTGCCTTGCTTAACGGACGTATTGGAGGTTCTTTTGACTTTTACAGGCGATTAACAAAAGATGCTTTGTACAATTACGACGTTCCTACTCCTCCTTATTTGTATGGAACAATTACTGCAAACGTTGGTGAAATTGAAAATAAAGGGTTTGAGGCATTGATTAATATAGTTCCTGTGCGTACAAGCAATTTTGAATGGAATGCAAACTTTACTTATTCAACAAACAAAAATAAACTGGTTTCTCTTTCTAATGAAAAATTTCAGACAACGAATGATTTTTTCTATCCTGGCGACGGATATACAGGAGAACCTATACAAACAACAACCCACATTGTAAAGGTAGGAGAGCCTATTGGTAATTTTTACGGCTTACGAAGTGTTGATATAACCGACGATGGGATTTGGATAATTGAGAAACCCGATGGTACAAGGGTTTCGGCCACCGAATCTTCAACCGACGACCGCCAGGTTTTAGGAAACGGAGTGCCCAAACATTACTTAAGCTGGAACAACTCCTTTAGGTATAAAGGTTTTGATTTAACAATAAATATGCGAGGTGCTTTTTCCTACCAGATTTTGAATTTTTCCCGCATGTTTTATGAAAATCCTACAATCACTTACAATACCTTAAATTCAGGTTATGATAAAGTTTACGGGAAAGCAGTATTGGCTGATGAGCAAAGATATGTGAGCTATTATGTTGAAGATGGCGATTTCTGGAAAATTGATAATATTACTTTGGGTTACACCGTGAATTTAAAAAATAACAATGTGATTAAAAATCTTCGGGTTTACACATCAGGTTTAAATTTGTTAACAATCACGGGATATAAAGGAATCGATCCGGAAGTTAAGCAAACTGGATTAGCTCCGGGTAATGACGACCGGGATAAGTACCCAACGACAAAAACATTCACATTTGGGGTTAATGTAACTTTCTAA
- a CDS encoding RagB/SusD family nutrient uptake outer membrane protein has translation MKTQYLKIKIPLKSGITILGLILILITSSCFNLDEEVYSEVLEETFTATEEDVVALMASGYTPLRYIMGWQGLFDVQEEPGDVIITPTRPNGWDDGGTYKRMHFHTWDNEQWQPRNTWLTAYEAINNINRVMLQLEEGSLPVTDEQVLAFSSELRALRALWYSILCDTHGNIPLVITYSDDVPEQSTRSEVYNFIIDELTEVIPNLTETVDKSTYGRITQWGAYQLLARMYLNAEVYNGAAEWEKCIEACNKIIGSGNYTLESDYKDVFKVDNEDSKEIVFAIPFDNIYGTGWNAHMKMLLPDHRFVFNMTAQPWGGSSANPQFINSYNPDDKRFDATWLHGDQISAIDGSVVLTLVNKMPSIYGCEFEEGFRVGKYEIEEGCQYYMSNDLPYFRYADVLMMKAECLLRTGKSDEAATLVTEIRERSFDDPAEAAVTGAELEGNTTIQYGTLAEDGSIDDPGDQTPVQYGRFLDELGWEFAAEFRRRTDMIRFGVYQTKSWYNHTPKGEYTALFPIGLEELNTNPNLVQNPGYE, from the coding sequence ATGAAAACACAATATTTAAAAATAAAAATACCTTTAAAATCAGGGATTACCATACTTGGTTTAATTTTGATTTTGATAACGAGCAGTTGTTTTAATCTGGACGAGGAAGTTTACTCCGAAGTACTTGAAGAAACATTTACTGCTACAGAAGAAGATGTGGTTGCACTTATGGCATCGGGTTATACACCTTTACGTTATATTATGGGGTGGCAAGGTTTATTTGATGTACAGGAAGAACCCGGCGATGTGATTATCACTCCAACAAGACCAAATGGCTGGGACGACGGAGGTACATATAAACGTATGCATTTTCATACATGGGATAATGAACAATGGCAACCTCGAAATACATGGTTAACTGCTTACGAGGCAATTAATAATATAAACAGGGTTATGCTTCAACTTGAAGAAGGCTCATTGCCTGTAACAGATGAACAGGTTTTGGCGTTTAGTTCTGAATTAAGAGCGTTGCGTGCACTGTGGTACTCTATTCTTTGTGATACACACGGAAATATTCCCTTGGTAATAACATACAGCGATGACGTGCCAGAGCAAAGCACCCGTTCGGAAGTGTATAATTTTATCATAGACGAACTAACGGAAGTGATTCCCAATTTAACAGAAACGGTTGATAAAAGTACTTACGGACGTATAACCCAATGGGGTGCTTACCAGCTCTTGGCCAGAATGTATCTGAATGCTGAGGTATATAACGGGGCTGCTGAGTGGGAAAAGTGTATAGAAGCGTGTAATAAAATTATTGGAAGTGGTAATTATACTCTTGAATCAGATTATAAAGACGTTTTCAAAGTCGATAACGAAGATTCAAAAGAAATTGTTTTTGCCATTCCTTTCGATAATATTTATGGAACAGGATGGAATGCACACATGAAAATGCTTTTACCTGATCATCGTTTTGTTTTTAATATGACAGCACAACCCTGGGGTGGCTCAAGTGCTAATCCACAATTTATAAACAGTTACAATCCGGATGACAAACGTTTTGATGCAACATGGCTCCATGGAGACCAAATCAGTGCAATTGACGGAAGTGTGGTCCTGACTCTTGTTAATAAAATGCCCAGTATTTACGGGTGTGAGTTTGAAGAAGGATTCCGCGTTGGGAAATATGAAATAGAAGAAGGTTGCCAGTATTACATGAGCAATGACTTACCTTACTTTCGTTATGCCGATGTATTGATGATGAAAGCAGAATGTTTGCTTCGCACAGGGAAAAGTGACGAGGCTGCAACTTTAGTCACCGAAATTCGTGAACGTTCGTTTGACGACCCTGCAGAAGCTGCTGTTACAGGGGCGGAACTGGAAGGGAATACTACTATCCAGTATGGAACCCTGGCTGAGGATGGAAGTATTGATGATCCGGGAGATCAAACTCCGGTTCAATATGGTCGTTTCTTAGATGAACTTGGTTGGGAATTTGCAGCCGAATTTCGTCGGCGTACGGATATGATTCGTTTTGGGGTTTATCAAACAAAAAGTTGGTATAACCACACACCAAAAGGTGAATACACCGCGCTTTTTCCAATTGGTTTAGAAGAATTAAATACAAATCCTAATCTGGTACAAAACCCGGGTTACGAATAG